The segment GTGTCCACGTTCCATGACCAGAGTGTTACGCCGGCTGCTTCGATCGCACGAACCAGATTCTCCGGCTTCCAGAGAAGCGGCTTTAGTTCGTCTGCTGTAGCGGGCATGGACCCTCAATGTGCGCAAAGATGACGCAAGAACGCAGTTTTATGGCGAGAATACGGCAGGCGCGCAATGTTGCCTTAAACGAGATCGGAGTGGAAATCGCAAATCAGATCAGCGACCTTGATCTCACTGCAAATCGGTCTTGTGTGAACGGCCTGCCCCGCCGTTGTCTGATGATCATCCCTTCCGCGGCTGAGATCCAGTGCGACACGGTGCGCCTCAGAACTGAGCCTGAAGCAGCGCGAAAGTCGTCTGGAAGCTTTGATGTCGATGGGTCAGTAGCGCCTGTCCAGGTCGCGATCGGCGCTGATTGTGCCTTTGCTCCCTCCGAATTTTCGTGGCGGGACGTCGGTCCAGGCGACCTGCCGGAGATTTGGAGTGGGTCCCTCCGGCCGAATTCGATCATCTGCCCTGCATCATGCGGCGACGTCACTCACGTCACCCGTTAGTTGATGGAGCAGATGGACAGCGGCACCGTGACCGACGAAAATCCGGCTCGTCTTTCGCCGCTTCGCCCTATCGAAGACGTCCTCCGATTCCGACTTGTCACCTGCCCCCTGCTGGACAGTCGGATCGGTCGTCACTGTCGCGGCTTAATACAAGGCGTCGAGGATCGCGCAGGTCGCGATAAGAGCAGCGCCTAAAAACTCTCAGCGGAAATCAACGCTCACGAGCCTCGGGCTTGGCGAACAGTGGCTTCGATGACGATTAAGAGGCTGCCGACCAGAAGCAGCCCGCCGCCGGCAAGCGGTGCGATGCCACCATATTCGAGGGCTAGCGCAACTAGGATAACGAGTGAAAGTACGCCGACCGCAAGCCGGAGGTCAGCGACGAACATACTGAGAAGTTCCTTCGCCACATCGAGGAGAATGCTCATGCAGGTTTCATTCGGTTGGTCTTGAGGAGAGACGCCGTCGCGAGACCGGTGACTAGAAAGATGACGACGAGGCCCAATAGGCTGAGGTCAGAGCCTGGCCAAGAAACACCGAGGCCTTCGCCAGTCCAGAAAACGCCGAAGGACGACAGCATGATGCCCACGGCAAATTTGAGCGTGTTTTCCGGAACGCGGGCGAGTGGCTTGTGGATTGCAAAGCCGATCACTAGAACGGCGAGGCAGGCAACGAGCGCTCCGATGGCGGCGGGCCAAAGCAACCCGCGGCCAGCACCGACCGCAATTACAATGAAGACGACCTCGAGACCTTCGAGCAGGACCGCCTTGAAGGCGGTGATACCCGCGATCCAATCAGCCGAGTCCGTCTTACGAGCCGTCTCTTTGCCAATCTGGCGGCGTTCGCGTTCGAATATCGCGGTCTCGTCGTGCAGAGCCATCACACCGGCTGCGCGCAATATTGCTTTGCGCAACCAGCCGTGGCCGAAGAGCAAAAGCAGCACGCCGATGAAGAGCTGAAGGCCGTGAAGCGGGACGAGATCGAGCAGCGGACCCAGCCCGACGACTATGACGGCGAGAACACCAAGAGCAGCAAGCGTGCCAAGGCAGGCTGGCTTCCAGCCCCTCAACGTTGCCACAGCCAAGATGATCGTGAACGCCTCGACGACCTCGACAATCGATGCGAGGAAGGCCGAACCGACCGCCGGGGCAAACGATCCCCATGATCCGATCAACATAATTCCGATCCTTGTCGTGGATTCGACTTCGATCTACAGTCTGATCGAATTCACTACAGCAATCAAGCGGAACGAGGCAACTTCGTGTTTAAGGAAAATCTGGCCGAACGCTTCCGAAGGCTGAGCCCGGCCGAACAGCGCGTCGCCGTTTTTTTTCGCGACAAGATCGAAGATGTGCTGATCTTGTCGGCAACGGCTCTCGCATCACGAACTGGAACAAGTGACGCAACCGTTGTGCGTACCGCAAAAGCGCTCGGCTTCGCGGGCCTCGTCGACCTGAAGCGTGAGCTCGCCTGTGAGATGCGGCGCCGTCTGACGCTCGCGGACCGAATGGAGCGGACGCTCAATGAGGCAGGAGATGACCCAGCGAATGCGTTCACGATGACGATGGATATCCACGAGCAGTCGCTCACTTCCCTTCGCCGTTCGATCGCCCCCACCGACTTTTGCATTGCCGTGGAATTGATTGACGCAGCGCGACGCGTCCTGGTCTTCGGCCTTGGGCCCTCGAGTGCAGTCGCGCATTATTGCGTGTCGCAGATGTCGCGCATTGGGCTCGATACTCTTGCCCTCGTCAACAGCGGCCTGCTCTTTGCCGACGATGTCATTAAGCTGCGACCGGGCGACCTCGTGATCGCCTTCGCCTACAGCAGGGTGTATCCGGAACTTGCGGTCCTGCTAGATGCCTGCGGCAAGCTCGACGTCCCTGTGGTCCTTGTGACCGACACGCTTGGTCCACGGCTGCATTCGCAAGTCCGCCTGGTGTTGACGGCCGCCAGGGGGCGGGCCGACATGTTGAGCATGCATGTGGCAACACTCGCTCTTGTCGAGGCTTTTCTCGTGGGCGTTGCAGCGGGGCGTCGAGATCGAACGATACACAGTCTCCAGTCACTCAACGATGTCCGCCTAAAACTGGCGGGAGAGCAGATGGGTCTGCATGTAGAAAGCAGCCAGTCTGGTTGAAGGTCTCATGGCCCAGGTCCGCGAGCAGAACGACAATAGGTCACGCAAGATGGAGCGCGGTTTCCGGATCGATTATGGCGCTTCTTGTTGTCGCCAGTCTGATCGATTTCCAAATGCTAACCGAATGGGTATCCGACAAAAGGTTTACTGGGCGGCCGTCGCAGTAGGGCTTTCCCAACTGGCTTAACGTACGTTCTGGAAATATCGTGCGATGACAATTGACGCCAAACGCATACCGCTTTCATCGCATGCTGCGATCAGATGCCGTAGTTCCGGCGGTGCGACCCTCGTCCTCATGCGCCACGGGGAGAGCGAAGGAAACCGCGGGAATATCTTTACCGGCGGGCTCGATCTGCCGCTGACGGATGATGGACGCATTGAAGCAAAATCGACAGCCCTATTGATGAAAGAAGCGGGAGTGGTCTTCGACAGGGCGTTTTCATCCGATCTGGTACGCGCTCTGGAAAGCGCTGAAATCGTTGTAGCCTCGCTCGGTGGCCTCGTTCCACTAGAGGCACGCTCCGCCCTGCAGGAGCGCAACTACGGCACCTTGGCAGGACGCGATAAGTATGACGTTCTTCGTGAATTCGGCCGTGATCGGGTGCAGCAGTGGCGTCGGTCCTATACAGAACCACCGCCAGGTGGCGAGAGTCTGAAGGATACGCTTGAACGAGTCCGCCCGTTCTTCGAGCAAGAAATCGGTCCGCTGTTGCTTGAAGGCCTTAATGTCTTGGTCGTCGCGCACGGAAGCAGCCTTCGTGCGTTGATCGTGCTGATCGAGGGTCGCCCCCCGCGGCAGATCGGAGAGGTCGAAATCGCGACAGGAGATGTCGTTTGCTATTGCGTCGTTAATAGGTCCTGAGCCTAAGTCAAAGGCGACGACGCTAGGGCCAGCGCACATGTCGGCTGATGGCACGTTCACGAGCAAAATACCATGTACGGAAAATGGATCCGTAGGAGTCTCAGGCTACACCGACGGGTGCCCCCTGGGTGGGGTTCTGATGCGGACAGTCCAACAGTTCTGCCAATGCTTAAGCCGACTCCTCTCGGCGACCGCAGTTGGGTGATGGGCCTCCGAGGGATGAAGCGGCGCTATCACTTCTGCGATCGCCACCATGACACCGGCACTTAGAAACCCCACAGGCTTAGATCCCGGGCCCTATTGTGGCAAAAACCACAGCCTTCCTGGCTGAGCCCGCCCATGAATGAGGCGGTTCCGGAGAGCAGTATTGACCGCCAAGAGCCAAGATTGTTTTAATATAAAGCGGCTCGAGAATTTGGTCCGTAAGGTGTCCGAGAAGAGGCTGGGCCCCGCTGCTAAGGAGCTTAAGACGCGTCATAGAGGGCCTGGTGAAAGGTGAGCAAATGTAGGAGCAACTTCCAGACTGGATTTCCGCGCTTTCAAGCGTCGGCATGGAAATTAAAGGGGATACGGGCAAATGCCTCCAGCAAGAGCCACTCTGAACTCGATGACTCCGCCAGTCTCGACATTGGCGATCCCGCGGATCTTTCCGACCGGTATCGGGTACTAAGCCTTGAATTTCCGGCTCTCGAGGTGTTCGGCAGCTGTTGTGGGACTGACCCCCGCCATATTCAGGCCATCGCTGCTGCAGTCCTGTCCTTACCTCAGTGTCCCGTCGCATTATCGGGGAATATAGCCGTAGTCTGACGACCATGCCCGAGCCCTAAAAATTTGCCGAGAATCATAGTCGCTGTGCTGCCTCGCAAGTCGATGGCGAAACTCGGCCCACGCGTTCACATCAAGGATCTCAAATCCAGGTGTTGATTGTCGATGAATTTACGAATGCCCTTCATTTTATTCCGCTTCCCAAAGGAGCACTTCACATGCACATCCGGCCGAGGTGATAGGCGTAGTAAGGTGTTTAGTCCCACATTGTGATGGCGTATCATTGTCTCCGTTGGAGAAGGACACGCTACGGGCCAGGTTCTTCACGGGAGCGCCAAGACCACGCACGCCGTTCGAGCGGAGCTACAACGATCGCAAGCTTCGGCCGCGGAGCTCGCGCGACGCTTCGGGATCAACGAGAAGACGGTGAGGAAGTGGCGATCCCGCCGGACGGTCGAAGACGAGCCGATGGGTCCGAAGGAGCGGCACAGTTCGACCCTCTCAGCCATCGAGGAGTCGGGAGGATAAATAGGCGGCCGGAGCACGCTTGAAAGGTAACCGCACACTCTTTGTGATCGGATGCTGCCTAGAGGCAGGGAGTTCCCCGCCGCAGGTTATTAGACATCAGCGAACCTAGAGCGGAGATCTCACGGTCCGAGCTTCACTGCGGATTTAGGTGCTTTTGCCGACTTAGTCTTTGTGGCGCTGTCCTCAGCTTCTTTGGCCTCACGTAGGCCGCGCAAAAGCTTCGTCTTGGCATCGCGCTCGGCCGTTTCGGTTGCGACTGTCGCACGAGCCGTTTTGTTGGTTTGCTCGGCTGTTCGCTTTCGGTTCTGAGCGGATTATGGTTTAGTCTGACTATCCATCGCTCTCCCGCCAACTAAATCGCCCAAAAAATACGACCTCGGAGGTGCGACTTCAACAGGAAAAGTGCATCGCGAGTTGGTTTCGCTTGACTGGTTGTGGCCCGATGTTCTTTCTACGTTCTCATGAGCGAAGAAGTCACCAAGACCCTCAAGGATGCCTCTCGCCTCGGCTGGACGGTGCATGTGAAGTGCGCCTTCGGGAAGCGTGGTTCTGGATTGACAGGCTAGCGAACAGGCTGAAATGTCTCTCCTGGGGACGCGTCTCACCGCCGATGGGAGGTTCGATGTTATTCACGAGGCTTGCAATATCGCTCGCGCTGTTTGGTGCAGTGGGGGCTGGCCCAGCGGTTGCCGATTGCAATGTTTCTGATGCGAAGCTTGAAGAAGCAATTTTGAAGAAGCCGGAGTTTCGGGACCCGGCAAACCGGCAGCTCGTCCGTGATTTACGCACCTTGCGTGATGCTGCCTTCCTTTTGTGGTCGTATGGACTGAAAGACGATTGCGAGCGTGTCGTGGGCAATATTCGGCAACTGATTGCTGCTCCTGCAATGTCGCAGCTGGGTGCAACTGACGAAGACGAGGCGGATCAGCAAATTGCGGCAGGTGAACCGCAAATCCACAGTGGCGGCCAGGCCCAGGGCAATCGTGGCGCCCCGAACGAACAGCCTCTAATCGATATCAATGAGCTTGGTCCGGGGTTGCGGGTCGATGAAATTGTGGGGGCGGAAGTTCGCAGTTCCGATGACAAGATCGTCGGAGAGGTAAGGAACGTCATCATCGGCACCAAGGACCGATGGGACTATGCCATTGTCGCTTCCGGCGGCTTCTTCATTGCCGGAAAGGACAGCATCGTCGTTCCCCTCCGTTATTTGCAGGTGAACCAGGAGCGAAACAGTTTTTTCTTGCGCATCTCCAACGCTCAGGTGAAGGCGGTGCCGCTGATGCCCGATCAGAACTATCTCTGGCTCGTGGACGAGCACTGGCGAGCGACAAACGACGCTATATTCCGGAACCTGGTACCTGAACCAAAGCCTTAGGATCCCGTAAGATCTTCATCAAGGGTCCACGACGCCACCGCTGACGGAGGGTGCCGAGACAGCTGCTGAACACTCCGCAGTCCGCACCGAGCGTGCTCGCCTCTCGCTCGGGAGGAGGTCGGTGAGGGTTAGTATATGAGTCATACACATAATTCACCGACTTCGTGTTCAGGATGGCTGATTTGAGCATAACGACGCTTCTACGAATGAGAGGAGCATCTCTTCGAACCTGTCCTGATTCATATCGAGCAACCAGTAGGTTTTTCGGAGGGAGGCGTAGAGAGTGGAGACGGTGTGAGCCTCAATCACTCCGGTGTCTTCAGTGTCTAGATAGAGCGTGAGGATGTTGTCTCCATCAGGGTGCTCCAGAGAGATCTCAAGATGGGCGAATCCAGACCCGCCCATTTGGTCAACCGACAAGGCAAACCCTGAAGGCTCGATTGCTCGGCCAACCTCACTAACAGCAGCCAGCAGCGCGGCCTTGCCCTGCCGATTCCAGAAACTCTCTACTTCCTGCTGTGTGGCAATAATTTTCGCGTGGCGCTCATCTTCTTCCTTCCGTTTCCGCTCTACATTTTCTTGCTGAGCTATCAACATTTCTCGCAGCGCGGCTTTCCTAGCGTCCAGGTTCTCGCTCATCGTGATCCTCGTGCTCACTGCAACAGCATGCCGCGCAGGAATTAGCTGTTCAAGAGCGTTGCTCCGCTTCAAGCAAACGGTTTCACCACATTCGTGAAGCCGCCGGCCGCGCTTTCGGGAGTAGGAGAAACGGCCGGCGGCCCTGGACGAGTTTGGGATCGCCCACCACAATTTGCCGTGGAAGAGGATGTTACGCAATACGGAGCGATTGGCTCACCCAAGCAAAGCCCCGCCGGAGTTGAAGCGGGGCTAGGGAGGGAGCTAGTCCAAGAAGGCTTGCCATGCTACCGGGCACGTGGCGCCACTAGCTGAGGCACCCGGCGTTCAAGGGTGTGCGGGAGGATAAATAAACGCCCTCAATGCATCCAATCTCAGCAGCTCAGTCTTTTCGTCTTCTTCGAGTTGCTGCTCGGCCAACAGCCAGTGTCGTTCGTGCTCCCCATTCGGCCATACCTCTCTAAGCTAGATGTAATATGCCCTTTTTGGATGCGCTCTTTCCGGGGCAGGTGAGAGAAGGGTTGCGGCGACTCATCCTGCTTATTCATCACCCCCTCCTTTTGAAACCTTTGGGTAGTCCGAAGGTTGTGGACTCATGGCAGACGAAAAGCACAAACCTGTTCTTGTTGTCGAGGATGAGCCGATCATCCTCTTGAATGCAGTCGATCACCTTCACGACATCGGCCATGTTGCATACGCTGCGGCGAACGCATCAGAAGCAATGGACCTTCTCAATGGGCTTGCTTCGGGGATTGATGTCCTTTTCACAGACATCAATATGCCGGGCGAAATGGATGGGATCCAGCTGGTCGAGCTGGTCCACGCGAGATGGCCACATATCGGCTTGATCGTCACGTCTGGTCACGAGCGATTGGCGTCGAGCACACTTCCAGACGATGGGATATTTATCTCGAAGCCCTATGATCTAGAACAGCTCAGCAAGCTTCTTGATGAAGGTAGTTGACCCCCCAGGTTCCTTGTGGCCGCTGGTATACCTTCCAAAATGGAATTTAACGGCATTGATCGTCAGAAGTGACGCGCGTGCGGTGCGTAAAATCGGTGGCGTTAATTAGTTGGCGCCGCTACCCGCACGAGCTAGCCTGACCTCTCGCATAAAGCGCAATGTCGGGAGATCTCTCAATGGCCACATCCGCTCTCGTGAGCATTCTGATCACGTTCCTCATTGTTGTTCTGATTCTGTGGCTGGTCCAAAGGCTGCCCTTGGCAGGGGGAGTTCGGCAAATCGTCCAGACTGTCGTGATTATCATCGCCATCATCTATCTTTTAAAACAACTTGCGGTGTTTTGAGATCCGGTCAGGCGGCATACGGAAGCACTACAGTCGCTTGGGCATTGCGTGCAGTGGTGAAAGCATTGAGACAAAAGGATAATAGAGGTCTGGGTTCCGCCAGTGCAACTATGCTGCAGCGCAAACCTTCTAGGGTAGTCGTCACGTCTCAGGGTGAGGGGTGATGGCGAGGTCCGGCAGGAGCGTTGCGGGCCATCCAAGCTCCTGCCGGACCAACACGTGCTAGACTAGAAGTGTACCCGCGTGAGAATCTGCAGATATGTGCAATCTCTACAGCCAAACTAAGGGCCAGCAAGCGATTAACGATCTGATCCGCCCCCTGGCGCGACGGCACGGCGAATCTGCCGCCGCTGCCGGGGATCTTCCCGGATTATTCGGCCCCCATCATCCGCAATGCGCCGGAAGGACTGGATGGTCATGGCGCGCTGGGGCATGCCGTCATCGCAGAAGGTGATACGATGCTGTGGCGAAGCGGGCGAAGAAGCTTGAAGCTAAGGGCGGGACCGGAGCGTTCTTTCATTCCCCGATGTTCTCCTGGCTTCCTCCTCCAATGAGAGCGTGGCACATGGCATTTGGCAAACAAAACCATTATCATGACGCGTATGAAACGGAGAAGGATGCCAATGACAGTCCCCCGCGATCTCGATTGCTTGGCCGATGCCACCGAACTCGTGCTCCGACGCAGGCCAGGTTACAGCCTCGAAGCCCCCTTCTATTTGAGCGAGGCGCTGTTCAAGCTGGACATGGACGCAATCTTCGCACGCCATTGGCTCCATGTCGGGGTCGAGGCTGATGTGCCGCAGCCAGGCGATTTCTGCACGCTGGAAATCGGATCCTATTCCATCGTCATCGTGCGTGGCCTGGATGGCGAGGCACGAGCCTTCCACAATGTCTGCAGGCACCGCGGGGCGCGCGTCATCAGCG is part of the Rhodoligotrophos appendicifer genome and harbors:
- a CDS encoding COG4280 domain-containing protein, whose amino-acid sequence is MLIGSWGSFAPAVGSAFLASIVEVVEAFTIILAVATLRGWKPACLGTLAALGVLAVIVVGLGPLLDLVPLHGLQLFIGVLLLLFGHGWLRKAILRAAGVMALHDETAIFERERRQIGKETARKTDSADWIAGITAFKAVLLEGLEVVFIVIAVGAGRGLLWPAAIGALVACLAVLVIGFAIHKPLARVPENTLKFAVGIMLSSFGVFWTGEGLGVSWPGSDLSLLGLVVIFLVTGLATASLLKTNRMKPA
- a CDS encoding MurR/RpiR family transcriptional regulator; translated protein: MFKENLAERFRRLSPAEQRVAVFFRDKIEDVLILSATALASRTGTSDATVVRTAKALGFAGLVDLKRELACEMRRRLTLADRMERTLNEAGDDPANAFTMTMDIHEQSLTSLRRSIAPTDFCIAVELIDAARRVLVFGLGPSSAVAHYCVSQMSRIGLDTLALVNSGLLFADDVIKLRPGDLVIAFAYSRVYPELAVLLDACGKLDVPVVLVTDTLGPRLHSQVRLVLTAARGRADMLSMHVATLALVEAFLVGVAAGRRDRTIHSLQSLNDVRLKLAGEQMGLHVESSQSG
- a CDS encoding 2,3-bisphosphoglycerate-dependent phosphoglycerate mutase, producing the protein MRHGESEGNRGNIFTGGLDLPLTDDGRIEAKSTALLMKEAGVVFDRAFSSDLVRALESAEIVVASLGGLVPLEARSALQERNYGTLAGRDKYDVLREFGRDRVQQWRRSYTEPPPGGESLKDTLERVRPFFEQEIGPLLLEGLNVLVVAHGSSLRALIVLIEGRPPRQIGEVEIATGDVVCYCVVNRS
- a CDS encoding homocysteine S-methyltransferase family protein produces the protein MFGSCCGTDPRHIQAIAAAVLSLPQCPVALSGNIAVV
- a CDS encoding PRC-barrel domain-containing protein; protein product: MLFTRLAISLALFGAVGAGPAVADCNVSDAKLEEAILKKPEFRDPANRQLVRDLRTLRDAAFLLWSYGLKDDCERVVGNIRQLIAAPAMSQLGATDEDEADQQIAAGEPQIHSGGQAQGNRGAPNEQPLIDINELGPGLRVDEIVGAEVRSSDDKIVGEVRNVIIGTKDRWDYAIVASGGFFIAGKDSIVVPLRYLQVNQERNSFFLRISNAQVKAVPLMPDQNYLWLVDEHWRATNDAIFRNLVPEPKP
- a CDS encoding response regulator, producing the protein MADEKHKPVLVVEDEPIILLNAVDHLHDIGHVAYAAANASEAMDLLNGLASGIDVLFTDINMPGEMDGIQLVELVHARWPHIGLIVTSGHERLASSTLPDDGIFISKPYDLEQLSKLLDEGS
- a CDS encoding Thivi_2564 family membrane protein — encoded protein: MATSALVSILITFLIVVLILWLVQRLPLAGGVRQIVQTVVIIIAIIYLLKQLAVF